One segment of uncultured Tolumonas sp. DNA contains the following:
- a CDS encoding NUDIX domain-containing protein, with translation MISTIDTVLLRIADNELQVLLWQRPQDSRAFAGEWALPGGWVLEEHDQTLEQATCRILEQKVGLKPDYIEQVATIGNHQRDPAGWSMTVLQLALIRYSRSELPHADTQWISVDAIRHQTLPFDHNALLEKVLERLSTKARYSTLPLYLAEQELKLPELQRIYEVVLGNPLHKRAFRERILSANVLEDTGQRVQGRGSLATIYRYQPDCAVRLFDRMMQGVVAEESN, from the coding sequence ATGATCAGCACGATTGACACCGTATTACTGCGCATTGCTGATAATGAATTACAGGTCTTGCTCTGGCAACGACCACAAGATAGCCGTGCATTTGCGGGTGAATGGGCCTTACCCGGTGGCTGGGTGTTGGAAGAACACGATCAAACACTGGAGCAAGCAACCTGCCGCATTTTGGAACAGAAGGTCGGTTTAAAACCCGACTATATTGAGCAAGTAGCCACTATCGGTAATCACCAGCGTGATCCGGCGGGCTGGTCAATGACCGTTTTGCAGCTGGCATTGATCCGTTACAGCCGTTCCGAATTACCACATGCAGATACGCAATGGATATCGGTTGATGCAATACGTCATCAAACGCTGCCTTTTGATCACAATGCCTTGCTGGAAAAAGTGCTGGAGCGACTGAGCACCAAAGCGCGTTACAGCACCCTACCGCTTTATCTCGCGGAACAGGAATTGAAATTACCCGAATTACAGCGCATTTATGAAGTAGTACTCGGCAACCCATTGCACAAACGGGCATTTCGGGAACGGATCTTAAGTGCCAATGTGCTGGAAGATACCGGCCAGCGCGTTCAGGGTCGCGGTTCACTGGCCACCATCTACCGTTATCAACCAGATTGTGCCGTGCGTTTGTTTGATCGCATGATGCAAGGGGTGGTTGCCGAAGAATCAAATTAA
- a CDS encoding methyl-accepting chemotaxis protein, translated as MTLNIKNKLLLALIALLVVMTGVQLWSSSRTQADQARKTVDSYAQTVAAAQVNYLKYWLDNSASIVNAAKQVFGKPDIDPVPALIQAASAGKFDMVYAGTSDGQMKVSTIGWKAPEGYDPRQRPWYQDAKAAGKLVVTAPYEDASSHALMISIAEPYDFGANQGVISGDVVIKDLITNVNKIQSDGVSGVLVDGSGNIVASKDAALTLKPATNLAADLSLSAIKQMAQEGALHEITIGDASTFVVFKQIPGYDWYFGLLYDESVAFQNMHQQQTHTMLFGLIQLLVVVGAAFVIIRGMLHPLDTMAEAVAALSRGNGDLTHRLTVTQQDEIGVVTRHINTFLDRLHDMMLKIASSSRELDQQAGQSRDMAAKNNVSLQHQQQEISQIATAVHEMSATANEVASNAEQTAQAVRESANNCEQGKQVIARNQQSITRLAGEVEQASNIIRELEQNAQQINTILATIQGIAEQTNLLALNAAIEAARAGEQGRGFAVVADEVRVLSQRTQHSTGEIRAMIETLQRNTHQAVATMDQSQSLAQDSVDEAQSATIALEQITHAITQIADMAMQISSAAEEQRAVTEEVGRNIQATKDVSDELSDTARRSNELSADLHEISRDLNQQVNSFRV; from the coding sequence ATGACCCTGAATATTAAGAATAAACTACTATTAGCGCTGATCGCGTTGCTGGTGGTGATGACTGGTGTGCAGTTGTGGTCGAGCAGTCGCACTCAGGCTGATCAAGCCAGAAAAACAGTAGATAGCTATGCGCAAACCGTGGCGGCCGCGCAGGTGAATTATCTTAAATATTGGCTAGATAATAGTGCCAGTATCGTTAATGCAGCCAAGCAAGTTTTCGGTAAACCGGATATCGATCCGGTTCCAGCCTTAATCCAAGCTGCTTCTGCCGGCAAGTTTGATATGGTTTATGCGGGCACATCCGATGGTCAAATGAAGGTTTCTACTATCGGATGGAAAGCACCGGAGGGTTATGATCCTCGTCAGCGCCCTTGGTATCAAGATGCAAAAGCCGCCGGTAAACTGGTTGTAACTGCACCGTATGAAGATGCATCTAGTCATGCATTAATGATCAGTATTGCCGAGCCTTATGATTTTGGTGCTAATCAGGGGGTTATCTCGGGTGATGTGGTGATCAAAGACCTCATTACTAACGTGAATAAAATTCAGTCCGATGGTGTGAGCGGTGTCTTGGTCGATGGCAGTGGCAATATTGTTGCATCTAAGGATGCAGCATTAACGTTGAAGCCTGCGACGAATTTAGCGGCCGACCTGAGTTTATCTGCTATCAAACAGATGGCGCAGGAAGGTGCATTACACGAAATCACCATCGGTGATGCTTCTACGTTTGTGGTGTTTAAACAGATCCCCGGCTATGACTGGTATTTCGGCTTGTTATATGACGAATCAGTCGCTTTCCAGAATATGCATCAACAACAAACACACACCATGCTATTTGGTTTGATCCAGTTGCTGGTTGTGGTTGGTGCAGCATTTGTGATCATTCGTGGCATGTTACACCCGCTGGATACCATGGCTGAAGCAGTTGCAGCTTTGTCGCGCGGTAATGGTGATTTAACCCATCGTCTGACAGTAACCCAACAGGATGAAATCGGTGTTGTGACTCGACACATCAATACCTTCCTTGATCGACTGCACGACATGATGCTAAAAATTGCCAGCAGCTCGCGTGAATTGGATCAGCAGGCTGGTCAGTCACGAGACATGGCAGCGAAAAACAATGTTTCGTTGCAGCACCAGCAACAGGAAATTTCTCAGATCGCGACTGCAGTACATGAAATGTCGGCAACCGCCAATGAAGTAGCCAGCAATGCTGAGCAAACTGCACAAGCAGTGCGTGAATCGGCGAATAACTGCGAGCAAGGCAAACAAGTTATTGCACGTAATCAGCAATCGATTACCCGTCTGGCTGGTGAGGTAGAACAAGCTTCCAACATCATTCGTGAACTGGAGCAGAACGCGCAGCAGATCAACACGATCTTGGCGACCATTCAGGGTATTGCCGAGCAGACTAACTTGCTGGCATTGAATGCGGCGATTGAGGCAGCGCGTGCGGGTGAACAGGGCCGTGGTTTTGCTGTGGTGGCGGACGAAGTGCGTGTGTTGTCGCAACGAACTCAGCATTCTACCGGTGAGATCCGGGCGATGATTGAAACGTTGCAACGCAACACACACCAAGCAGTTGCAACGATGGATCAAAGCCAGTCACTGGCGCAAGACAGCGTGGATGAAGCGCAAAGTGCGACCATTGCACTGGAGCAAATCACCCATGCGATCACGCAAATTGCGGATATGGCGATGCAGATCTCCAGCGCTGCGGAAGAGCAGCGTGCCGTCACGGAAGAGGTTGGTCGTAACATTCAAGCCACGAAAGATGTGTCTGATGAGTTGAGTGACACCGCGCGTCGTTCAAATGAACTTTCTGCCGATTTGCATGAAATTTCACGTGATTTGAATCAACAGGTGAATAGTTTCCGCGTATAA
- the nadE gene encoding NAD(+) synthase, whose translation MRQTLTIATASINTTPLDLDGNLALIRAAVASAVQQQADLLLLPELVLTGYGCEDMFFSADWIETIPDYLNQLAESLPPSLMVAVGFPLLITGGQVFNAVALLSQYQIHGVVCKQHLARNGIHYEPRWFTPWPAGEVMTLDLAGQNVPVGDIVFEVEGIRLGFEICEDSWVASRPGRSLYERQVDVILNPSASHFALGKQKVRRQFVCEGSRAYGAVYVYTNLLGCEAGRAVYDGDAMIASNGELVMSSDRLSFAPWRVQSATVDIGLNRSQRMISSQRLQPAEQRGIIEVPFNWHAEDYSRVLSPQTAFADEDPHAAACRAIALGLWDWQRKTYTSGYALSLSGGADSALCGTLVWFAQVQAALTLGEETYRQVLAQGRIDVPVRGDKPLLAWIHDDVMPNVLTTVYQGSAHSGNVTRSAAAGLADEMGAQHHDWSIAELVAGYLKLVNDLTPENPMTWEKDDLALQNIQARVRSPGIWLIANRQNKLLMATSNLSEASVGYCTMDGDTSGVLSPIGGVSKSRVLQINRYIMEQGIPLQDSPDLPRLALAAMEAIVHQAPTAELRPVEQTDEADLMPYPVMDAIRRINQTQNVTPKGVLQVLLRGEYAQMYSKEQLVAWIKRYFGLYCRNQWKRERIAASFHIEADSADPKTYRRFPILANQLKRELAEMEAFARQI comes from the coding sequence ATGCGTCAAACACTGACAATCGCCACCGCGAGTATTAACACCACACCGCTCGATCTCGACGGCAACCTGGCGTTGATCCGCGCGGCGGTCGCTTCGGCGGTTCAACAACAAGCTGACTTATTGTTATTGCCGGAACTGGTGCTGACTGGTTATGGCTGCGAAGACATGTTTTTCTCCGCCGACTGGATTGAAACCATCCCTGATTATCTGAATCAGTTAGCTGAGTCTTTACCGCCATCGTTAATGGTCGCGGTTGGTTTTCCGTTGTTGATCACCGGCGGGCAAGTTTTTAATGCCGTAGCATTGCTGAGCCAATACCAAATTCATGGTGTGGTGTGTAAACAACATCTGGCGCGCAATGGCATTCACTACGAACCGCGCTGGTTTACGCCGTGGCCAGCCGGCGAGGTGATGACGCTCGATCTGGCAGGGCAAAATGTACCGGTTGGCGACATCGTGTTTGAAGTGGAAGGCATTCGTCTGGGCTTTGAGATCTGTGAAGACTCCTGGGTGGCATCGCGCCCAGGCCGCAGTCTGTACGAACGTCAGGTTGATGTGATTTTGAACCCGTCCGCCAGCCATTTTGCCTTGGGTAAACAAAAGGTACGTCGCCAGTTTGTCTGCGAAGGTTCGCGTGCCTATGGCGCAGTGTATGTCTACACCAACCTGCTGGGGTGTGAAGCTGGTCGTGCGGTATATGACGGTGATGCCATGATTGCTAGCAATGGTGAGTTGGTGATGAGTTCCGATCGTTTAAGCTTTGCGCCGTGGCGTGTGCAGTCGGCTACGGTTGATATCGGGCTGAACCGTTCACAACGTATGATCAGCAGTCAACGTCTGCAACCCGCCGAACAGCGCGGTATCATTGAGGTGCCGTTTAACTGGCATGCCGAAGATTACAGCCGTGTCTTGTCGCCACAAACTGCGTTTGCTGATGAAGATCCGCATGCGGCGGCGTGCCGTGCTATTGCGTTAGGCTTGTGGGACTGGCAGCGTAAAACTTACACCAGTGGTTATGCGTTAAGTCTCAGCGGTGGCGCTGACTCAGCACTATGTGGCACCTTGGTGTGGTTTGCTCAGGTGCAGGCGGCACTGACATTAGGCGAAGAAACTTACCGTCAGGTGTTGGCGCAAGGGCGTATCGATGTACCGGTGCGTGGCGATAAACCGCTGCTGGCGTGGATCCACGATGATGTCATGCCGAATGTGCTGACCACTGTCTATCAAGGCTCAGCGCACAGCGGCAATGTAACGCGCAGTGCCGCTGCCGGTTTGGCCGATGAGATGGGCGCCCAGCATCATGATTGGTCGATTGCCGAGCTGGTGGCGGGTTATCTGAAACTAGTCAACGATCTCACGCCTGAAAACCCAATGACGTGGGAAAAAGACGATCTGGCGCTGCAAAACATTCAAGCGCGGGTGCGTTCACCGGGGATTTGGCTGATTGCGAATCGCCAGAACAAGTTGCTGATGGCAACCTCGAATCTGTCAGAAGCCAGTGTCGGTTATTGCACCATGGATGGTGATACCTCTGGCGTATTGTCACCGATTGGTGGGGTCAGTAAATCGCGCGTGTTGCAGATCAATCGTTACATCATGGAACAGGGAATTCCGTTACAAGACAGCCCGGATCTGCCGCGTCTGGCATTAGCCGCAATGGAAGCTATCGTTCATCAGGCCCCAACGGCTGAACTGCGCCCAGTGGAACAAACGGATGAAGCTGATCTGATGCCATATCCAGTGATGGATGCCATCCGTCGTATTAATCAGACCCAGAATGTGACACCGAAAGGGGTGTTGCAGGTGTTGTTACGTGGTGAATATGCGCAGATGTATTCCAAAGAACAACTGGTGGCGTGGATCAAACGTTATTTCGGTCTGTATTGCCGTAACCAGTGGAAACGTGAGCGTATCGCCGCCAGTTTCCATATTGAAGCCGACAGTGCCGATCCCAAAACCTATCGTCGTTTCCCGATCTTGGCCAATCAGCTCAAACGGGAACTCGCCGAAATGGAAGCGTTTGCGCGACAAATCTAG
- the tyrS gene encoding tyrosine--tRNA ligase: MSNLETALAEIKRGAEEILVEEELIAKLKEGRPLRIKLGMDPTAPDIHLGHTVILNKLRTFQDLGHEVILLIGDFTALVGDPSGKNATRPPLSEEAIKENALTYAEQAFKILDPVRTRIEYNSTWLKELGATGMIKLAAKQTVARMLERDDFKKRYANGQSIAIHEFLYPLLQGYDSVALKADVELGGTDQKFNLLMGRELQKDAGQPTQCVLMMPLLVGLDGVKKMSKSSGNYIGVHDAPNDMFGKIMSISDELMWSYYELLSTRPLAEITQFKADIAANTLNPRDVKIWLAKELIARYHDEAAAEAAHNDFTQRFSKNAIPDEMPEVTVSAPAEGIAVGNLLKEAALVETTSEALRMIKQNAVKRDGEVVADGKLLVTVGTAVWQVGKRKFARITVA; the protein is encoded by the coding sequence ATGTCCAATTTGGAAACCGCATTGGCTGAGATCAAGCGCGGTGCAGAAGAAATTCTGGTGGAAGAAGAATTAATCGCGAAATTAAAGGAAGGTCGTCCACTGCGTATCAAGCTGGGGATGGACCCAACTGCACCGGATATTCACCTTGGGCATACGGTTATTCTGAACAAGTTGCGCACCTTTCAGGATCTGGGACATGAAGTGATCCTGCTGATTGGCGATTTCACGGCGCTGGTGGGGGATCCTTCCGGTAAAAATGCCACTCGTCCACCGTTGTCAGAAGAAGCGATCAAAGAGAACGCGCTGACGTATGCCGAACAAGCCTTCAAAATTTTGGATCCGGTTCGCACGCGTATTGAATACAACTCAACCTGGCTGAAAGAGCTGGGCGCAACCGGCATGATCAAGCTGGCAGCGAAACAAACCGTGGCCCGTATGCTGGAGCGTGACGATTTCAAAAAGCGTTATGCGAACGGCCAGTCGATTGCTATCCACGAATTTTTATACCCATTACTGCAGGGTTATGACTCTGTGGCACTGAAAGCCGATGTGGAATTGGGTGGTACGGATCAGAAATTCAATCTGCTGATGGGTCGTGAGCTGCAAAAAGATGCTGGTCAGCCGACCCAGTGCGTGTTGATGATGCCACTGCTGGTGGGTCTGGATGGCGTGAAGAAGATGTCAAAATCTTCTGGTAACTACATCGGCGTGCATGATGCACCGAATGATATGTTCGGTAAGATCATGTCGATCTCTGATGAGCTGATGTGGAGCTACTACGAGCTGTTATCCACACGCCCACTGGCGGAAATCACCCAGTTTAAAGCTGATATTGCGGCGAACACACTGAACCCACGTGACGTAAAAATCTGGTTGGCGAAAGAGTTGATTGCCCGTTATCACGATGAAGCAGCAGCGGAAGCGGCGCATAACGATTTCACGCAGCGTTTTTCTAAAAATGCGATCCCGGATGAAATGCCGGAAGTGACTGTGTCAGCGCCTGCCGAAGGTATTGCGGTGGGTAATCTGCTGAAAGAAGCTGCGTTGGTGGAAACCACATCCGAAGCATTACGCATGATCAAGCAAAATGCAGTAAAACGTGATGGTGAAGTTGTTGCTGATGGTAAGTTGCTGGTCACTGTTGGTACGGCAGTATGGCAGGTCGGTAAACGTAAATTTGCTCGCATTACCGTTGCTTAA
- the erpA gene encoding iron-sulfur cluster insertion protein ErpA: MSDVAVQFPIEMTDAAAAKIKALITEEENPELKLRVYITGGGCSGFQYGFTFDEKINDGDTVVEKDSVIMVVDGMSLQYLVGGVVDYIDGLEGSRFTVTNPNATTTCGCGSSFSV; the protein is encoded by the coding sequence ATGAGTGACGTAGCAGTGCAGTTTCCCATTGAGATGACCGATGCGGCGGCAGCGAAAATAAAAGCGTTGATCACCGAAGAGGAAAATCCGGAGCTGAAACTGCGGGTCTATATTACCGGTGGCGGTTGTTCCGGCTTTCAGTATGGTTTTACCTTTGATGAGAAGATCAATGATGGTGATACCGTGGTGGAAAAAGACAGCGTCATCATGGTGGTCGATGGCATGAGTCTGCAATATTTGGTAGGCGGTGTTGTTGATTATATCGATGGGCTGGAAGGTTCACGTTTTACCGTGACTAACCCGAATGCCACAACAACCTGTGGCTGTGGTTCTAGCTTTTCTGTCTAA
- the pncB gene encoding nicotinate phosphoribosyltransferase: protein MSDTLCVQSLTDTDFYKLTMQQAYLHQLPNAEGVWEFRCRTDEDLTPYAAQIREQLAALADLCVTENQLDYLRSRAPYLKDDYLAFLRLFRFNMAQLDVSIDRGSLAIKVQGPQLHVSPFEIPVMATVSEIRNKIRYPEVDESQIRNSTQHKIEQLTRLGDDVDLTDFRFFDFGTRRRFSYRAQYIVADMLKKALPQQFGGTSNPHLAQELQLPFLGTMAHEWLQTHQGLNYRLVDSQKAALENWVREYRGDLGVALTDVIGVDAFCRDLDRYFAKLYDGFRHDSGDPLVWGEKIIARLEALRVDPTRKMLVFSDGLDFTRAVQIYKHFKGRIQTSFGIGTWLMADFEVNKPLNVVMKMVSLGGQPVAKISDSPGKTMCHDRAFLTYLMDVFAVDAGVREHVLLHAGQGV from the coding sequence ATGTCTGACACTCTCTGTGTACAAAGTCTGACCGACACCGACTTTTATAAACTCACCATGCAGCAGGCTTATTTGCATCAATTGCCTAATGCGGAAGGGGTTTGGGAATTTCGCTGTCGCACTGATGAAGACTTAACACCTTATGCTGCTCAAATTCGCGAGCAATTAGCTGCGTTGGCAGATCTGTGCGTCACGGAAAACCAGCTCGATTATCTGCGTAGTCGCGCACCGTATTTAAAAGATGATTATCTCGCTTTCTTACGTCTGTTTCGTTTCAACATGGCGCAACTGGATGTCAGCATCGACAGAGGCAGTTTGGCTATCAAAGTGCAAGGGCCGCAACTGCATGTTTCGCCGTTTGAGATTCCCGTGATGGCGACAGTCAGCGAGATCCGCAATAAAATTCGTTATCCGGAAGTCGATGAATCGCAGATCCGTAACAGCACGCAACATAAAATTGAACAACTGACACGCCTCGGCGATGACGTCGATTTAACTGATTTCCGCTTTTTTGATTTTGGTACACGCCGTCGCTTCAGTTATCGCGCACAATACATCGTTGCCGATATGCTAAAAAAAGCCTTACCACAGCAATTTGGCGGCACCAGTAATCCGCATTTGGCGCAGGAATTACAGCTGCCGTTTTTAGGCACCATGGCACACGAGTGGCTGCAAACACACCAAGGCCTCAACTACCGCTTGGTCGATAGCCAGAAAGCAGCGCTGGAAAACTGGGTGCGTGAATATCGCGGCGATTTGGGTGTTGCACTGACCGATGTGATTGGCGTTGATGCCTTTTGTCGCGATTTAGACCGTTATTTCGCCAAACTGTATGATGGCTTTCGCCATGACAGTGGCGATCCGCTGGTTTGGGGTGAGAAAATCATTGCTCGCTTAGAAGCGCTACGCGTTGATCCAACCCGAAAAATGCTGGTGTTTTCGGACGGGCTGGATTTCACGCGCGCCGTACAAATTTATAAACACTTCAAAGGGCGCATACAAACGTCATTTGGTATTGGCACCTGGCTAATGGCTGATTTTGAAGTGAATAAACCACTGAATGTGGTGATGAAAATGGTCAGTCTCGGCGGACAACCGGTGGCGAAGATATCCGATAGCCCCGGCAAAACCATGTGCCACGATCGCGCGTTTCTGACCTATTTAATGGATGTTTTTGCAGTTGATGCCGGTGTGCGCGAGCATGTGTTGCTCCACGCCGGACAGGGAGTATAA
- a CDS encoding nicotinate-nicotinamide nucleotide adenylyltransferase has product MSRIAVMGSAFNPPSLGHKDVVEQALKHCDQVWLVPAFRHAWGKSMAPYPQRCEMVKQFVEDIADPRVSLCAIEHEIASDKPVYSFDLLAELQTRIQPDDQLLLVIGPDNAAAFDKFYRASDIRQRWQLLVVKERISVRSTKIRTALQQHQSITGMTTPRVADFLATHPVYSGATL; this is encoded by the coding sequence ATGTCCCGAATTGCCGTGATGGGTTCTGCTTTTAATCCGCCGTCGCTCGGCCACAAAGATGTGGTGGAACAGGCGTTAAAGCACTGCGATCAGGTTTGGCTGGTGCCCGCCTTCCGTCATGCATGGGGAAAGAGTATGGCGCCCTATCCGCAACGCTGTGAAATGGTGAAACAGTTTGTGGAAGATATCGCCGATCCGCGTGTCAGTCTGTGTGCCATCGAACATGAAATTGCCAGTGACAAGCCCGTCTATAGCTTTGACTTGCTGGCAGAATTGCAAACACGAATTCAGCCGGATGACCAACTGCTGCTGGTTATTGGGCCGGATAATGCCGCGGCCTTTGATAAATTTTACCGCGCCAGTGACATTCGTCAGCGCTGGCAATTGCTGGTGGTCAAAGAGCGAATTTCGGTGCGGAGTACAAAAATACGTACTGCGTTACAACAACATCAATCTATCACCGGGATGACCACGCCCAGAGTGGCTGATTTCTTAGCTACACATCCTGTCTACAGTGGCGCGACTTTATGA
- a CDS encoding anhydro-N-acetylmuramic acid kinase — protein MALYIGLMSGTSMDGIDAALVEFGADSDQPRLLATHARAWPNELVQQLHTICTPGDNEIDRMGVLDQRVAEEFAHAVHALLQTANITPEQICAIGSHGQTIRHRPESGFTLQIGNGARLAAMTDIDVICDFRMKDVALGGQGAPLVPAFHQAVFGKKNEPRFILNIGGISNVSVLPGNAEQVFGFDTGPGNTLLDSWYRHHHNTGSYDAGGQWASSGQIHHSLLNELLTHAYFALPYPKSTGRETFTFDWLLQQLSTFADISAVDVQRTLLEFTAMTASEALQPLATSAQLYLCGGGAHNPLLCQRIATLLADWQVTSTASLDMHPDWVEAIAFAWLAHCFCERRSGNLPAVTGASRKAVLGAFYPAD, from the coding sequence ATGGCGCTCTATATTGGCCTGATGTCAGGCACCAGCATGGATGGTATTGATGCCGCATTAGTGGAGTTTGGTGCAGATAGTGACCAGCCCCGTCTACTGGCTACCCATGCCAGAGCCTGGCCCAATGAGCTGGTGCAGCAACTGCATACGATCTGCACGCCCGGCGATAATGAAATTGATCGCATGGGGGTATTAGATCAGCGCGTGGCAGAAGAATTTGCCCACGCAGTGCATGCCCTATTACAAACGGCCAATATAACGCCAGAGCAAATTTGTGCGATCGGCTCACATGGGCAGACGATCCGCCATCGCCCGGAATCAGGCTTTACCTTACAGATTGGCAACGGCGCCCGATTAGCGGCGATGACCGATATTGATGTGATCTGTGATTTTCGCATGAAAGACGTAGCTCTTGGTGGACAAGGCGCGCCATTGGTGCCTGCGTTTCATCAGGCCGTTTTCGGAAAAAAAAATGAGCCGCGTTTTATCCTCAATATTGGTGGCATTAGTAATGTGTCGGTTTTACCGGGAAATGCCGAGCAGGTGTTTGGCTTTGATACCGGCCCCGGCAATACACTATTAGATAGCTGGTATCGTCACCACCATAATACAGGTAGTTATGACGCAGGCGGTCAGTGGGCAAGTTCGGGGCAGATCCATCACTCATTGCTTAATGAATTATTAACCCATGCCTACTTTGCTTTGCCTTACCCGAAAAGTACCGGCCGCGAGACATTTACCTTCGATTGGCTTTTGCAGCAACTGAGTACTTTTGCCGACATTAGTGCGGTGGATGTTCAGCGCACATTACTGGAATTTACCGCCATGACTGCAAGCGAAGCCCTGCAACCACTAGCAACATCGGCACAATTGTACCTTTGTGGTGGCGGTGCGCATAACCCATTATTGTGCCAGCGCATTGCTACATTATTAGCTGACTGGCAAGTTACTTCGACAGCATCGCTGGATATGCACCCCGATTGGGTTGAAGCAATTGCCTTTGCTTGGTTAGCCCACTGTTTTTGTGAACGTCGCTCGGGAAACCTGCCCGCAGTGACAGGTGCCAGCAGAAAAGCAGTATTAGGGGCATTTTATCCGGCAGATTAA
- a CDS encoding heavy-metal-associated domain-containing protein, whose protein sequence is MTTLHVPDMTCQHCVATITKLIQQADHNAKIEIDLSQHNVAVEGTLTTDALIALLDDAGYTPAVI, encoded by the coding sequence ATGACCACACTGCACGTACCGGATATGACTTGCCAGCATTGTGTTGCTACGATCACGAAACTGATCCAACAAGCCGATCACAACGCCAAGATTGAGATTGATTTAAGCCAGCATAACGTGGCGGTGGAAGGCACATTAACAACGGATGCATTAATCGCATTGCTGGATGATGCGGGTTACACCCCAGCGGTGATCTGA
- the hemL gene encoding glutamate-1-semialdehyde 2,1-aminomutase, whose translation MANSTQRSEQLFSAAQQSIPGGVNSPVRAFNGVGGTPRFIAKADGAYLYDVDGNRYIDYVGSWGPMLLGHNHPAIKSAVLAAVENGLSYGAPTESEVLMAEAIRQIMPTMEMVRMVNSGTEATMSAIRLARGYTKRDKIVKFEGCYHGHADCLLVKAGSGALTLGQPNSPGVPADFAKHTLTCTYNDLASVEATFASYGNDIACIIVEPVAGNMNCIPPQPGFLQGLRAICDQYGVLLIIDEVMTGFRVSLQGAQGYYGVTPDLTTLGKIIGGGMPVGAFGGKKEIMAYIAPTGPVYQAGTLSGNPVAMAAGLAMLKAIQQPGIYDTLAEKTKQVAEGLKAAAAKYDIPMVVNYVGAMFGFFFTDQLEITCFEQVGRCDIEAFKRFYHLMLQEGIYLAPSAYEAGFLSLAHSDADIAETLAAAERCFAQMK comes from the coding sequence ATGGCCAACAGCACACAACGTTCCGAACAACTTTTTTCCGCCGCACAACAATCGATCCCAGGTGGTGTTAATTCACCTGTTCGCGCTTTTAATGGGGTTGGTGGCACACCACGCTTTATCGCCAAAGCGGATGGCGCCTATTTATATGATGTCGATGGGAATCGTTATATCGATTATGTCGGTTCATGGGGGCCAATGTTGCTTGGTCATAACCACCCAGCCATCAAATCCGCCGTATTGGCTGCCGTAGAAAATGGTTTAAGTTACGGTGCACCAACCGAAAGTGAAGTGCTGATGGCAGAAGCCATTCGCCAGATCATGCCGACTATGGAAATGGTGCGTATGGTGAACTCAGGCACTGAAGCCACCATGAGTGCCATTCGTCTGGCGCGGGGTTATACCAAACGCGATAAGATCGTGAAATTTGAAGGTTGTTATCACGGCCATGCCGACTGTTTGCTGGTTAAAGCAGGCTCCGGTGCACTGACATTAGGCCAGCCTAATTCACCAGGTGTTCCGGCTGATTTTGCGAAACATACATTAACTTGTACTTATAACGACCTAGCATCAGTGGAAGCGACCTTTGCCAGTTATGGTAACGATATCGCTTGTATCATCGTCGAACCAGTGGCCGGCAATATGAACTGCATTCCACCACAACCGGGCTTCTTACAAGGTTTACGCGCTATCTGCGATCAATACGGTGTCTTACTGATCATCGATGAAGTAATGACTGGTTTTCGTGTCAGTTTACAAGGTGCGCAAGGTTATTATGGTGTGACTCCTGACTTAACCACACTTGGTAAAATCATCGGTGGCGGTATGCCGGTGGGCGCGTTCGGCGGTAAGAAAGAGATCATGGCCTATATAGCACCAACCGGCCCGGTCTATCAGGCTGGTACGCTGTCGGGTAACCCGGTAGCTATGGCGGCAGGTTTGGCCATGCTGAAGGCCATTCAACAACCTGGCATTTACGACACACTAGCGGAAAAAACCAAGCAAGTTGCCGAAGGTTTAAAAGCGGCAGCGGCGAAATATGATATTCCGATGGTGGTTAACTATGTCGGCGCAATGTTTGGCTTCTTCTTTACCGACCAGCTGGAAATCACCTGTTTTGAACAAGTTGGCCGTTGTGATATTGAGGCATTTAAACGTTTCTATCATTTGATGTTACAAGAAGGTATTTATTTGGCACCATCAGCTTATGAGGCCGGTTTTCTGTCACTGGCTCACAGCGATGCTGATATTGCCGAGACACTGGCTGCCGCAGAACGTTGTTTTGCACAGATGAAATAG